In Octopus sinensis unplaced genomic scaffold, ASM634580v1 Contig02586, whole genome shotgun sequence, one DNA window encodes the following:
- the LOC115227289 gene encoding uncharacterized protein LOC115227289 — MGLSAESNNKNSIVDAGVLSLGLDNGTRTNINNNPTVGSRAAPTNFHSMSAIIKDVKCVSETEWVSQVFYAIKERFGRMPRGGWDLILKKFNEKYLKCSSLYQLKKMVKPLNGNQNVGKRGDCSEGKSNMNIEISNFKNCLEELKVQLERIKSIPRESRKPTPKIQKNRVKTNILSGLNSAIYRITEDNPPQNMDQITDILYAAQQALPQSEKKNVMDILCRYGYKKSKKGELMRIEALMNDLIRIKEKQISIYNSRKEFRKDNACFELNRRRFYRNLSSNNEVTLYGFDDDDCLLFWENVWRKKNMDHVSYNCVDVRSTGGEAMEPQFTNELVKDMLKYAPDWKACGCDGTYNFFIKKMKSLHEFLCNEVIRIIKGEYMPESWFYTGLTYLIPKKDDCENPKDLRPITCMPTLYKLVTKCVNVKLSDFVDGLGLISDNQLGTRKQCQGAKEQALINQCLNKEYGNSLYSAWVDVKKAFDSVDHQFLFHILDSSGIPLWIINFVKSIVKKWKVNLHLDGRKIGSVKLTRGILQGDSLSPLLFVMVMDPLSRILNSKFPKLQINQEDLNMLTYSTNHLFFIDDLKIFALKEDSVIKMMEAVKEFFDIVGLEMNSEKSASNVKSLSCCETLEGINGYRYLGVFEDGGSNVLKNKPYEFDDIDKQIRRLLMTLKLHLQPANKERLYLDRKTFGRGLASISFKSELILMQFLKSLEKQSAVCLRRSGILRVIKTKKWHLATIAGFLTSKYAIADTESIDINSLKDIQKKYLLNKIKSKSLHSVMFKCLDESNVDLSTSSEWLAKGNNGPRSEALYCLLQDRNLFFANTRPLCNHCKKSKQTVDHLATQCGKMLNSDYLRRHDEVVKCVHLHICRMYGIKKNRKLKTHSVQSILSTQNVEIRVDTSIITENKVNFNKPDIFVYDKIKKEITLIEVGITSQDRLKQVEVEKLHKYDFLANELSLLYECQVKIIPVVLTWDGVVTRCFKNYMDKLYIEKSTMTYIQSVVLKRTLESMIIEHKHGMKITGEEYASATDQLVEMACRQDTPFKDKRRTTTDAEIENEEEQAADSSPKRRRETTNQD; from the exons ATGGGCCTTTCTGcagaatcaaataataaaaacagtataGTGGATGCAGGAGTGTTGTCTCTGGGGCTGGATAACGGCACAAGaactaatattaacaataatcctACAGTTGGAAGTCGTGCTGCACCAACTAACTTTCATTCCATGTCCGCCATTATTAAGGATGTCAAGTGTGTCTCTGAGACTGAATGGGTGTCTCAGGTGTTCTATGCTATCAAAGAAAGATTTGGAAGGATGCCTAGAGGTGGCTGggatctcattctgaaaaagTTCAATGAAAAATACTTAAAGTGCTCAAGTCTATATCAACTAAAAAAAATGGTCAAACCACTAAATGGGAATCAAAATGTAGGGAAAAGAGGCGATTGTAGTGAAGGAAAATCTAACATGAATATTGAAATTTCTAACTTCAAGAATTGTCTAGAAGAACTCAAAGTCCAACTCGAAAGAATCAAATCTATTCCTAGAGAGTctcgaaaacctaccccaaaaATCCAAAAAAATAGAGTGAAAACTAATATTCTGTCTGGATTGAATTCTGCAATTTATCGTATTACAGAAGATAATCCTCCACAAAATATGGATCAGATTACAGACATATTATATGCTGCACA ACAAGCATTACCtcaatctgaaaagaaaaatgtaatggaTATTCTTTGCCGCTACGGGTATAAAAAATCTAAAAAGGGAGAGCTAATGAGAATTGAGGCCTTAATGAATGACCTAATCAGAattaaagagaaacaaatatcCATTTATAACTCGAGGAAAGAGTTCCGAAAAGACAATGCGTGCTTCGAATTAAACCGTAGAAGGTTTTACCGAAACTTATCGTCGAATAATGAGGTAACCTTATAtggctttgatgatgatgactgcttgTTATTCTGGGAGAACGtctggagaaagaaaaatatggatCACGTTTCGTATAATTGTGTGGATGTGAGGTCTACCGGTGGTGAAGCTATGGAACCTCAATTCACAAATGAGTTGGTTAAAGATATGCTCAAATATGCGCCTGATTGGAAGGCGTGCGGATGCGATGGAACATATAACTTTTTCATCAAGAAAATGAAATCATTACATGAATTCTTGTGTAATGAAGTAATCCGGATAATCAAGGGTGAGTACATGCCCGAGAGTTGGTTTTACACAGGATTAACTTACTTGATTCCAAAAAAGGATGATTGTGAGAATCCAAAGGATTTACGCCCTATAACGTGTATGCCAACTTTGTACAAGCTTGTAACGAAGTGTGTGAATGTTAAACTCTCTGATTTTGTGGATGGACTTGGGCTGATTTCAGACAATCAACTTGGAACCAGAAAGCAATGTCAGGGTGCGAAAGAGCAGGCACTTATTAATCAATGCTTGAACAAGGAATATGGAAACAGTCTGTACTCTGCTTGGGTGGATgtaaagaaagcctttgactcggTTGATCACCAATTTTTATTCCACATATTGGACAGCTCTGGAATTCCACTCTGGATTATTAACTTTGTGAAAAGTATAGTCAAGAAGTGGAAAGTAAATCTACATCTTGATGGAAGGAAAATTGGTTCAGTAAAGCTAACCCGAGGAATTTTACAAGGAGATTCATTATCCCCATTGCTATTTGTTATGGTAATGGATCCCCTAAGCAGGATCCTGAACTCTAAATTCCCCAAATTGCAAATTAATCAGGAGGATCTAAATATGTTGACATATTCTACCAATCACCTATTTTTTATTGACGATCTAAAGATATTTGCTCTTAAAGAGGACAGTGTTATTAAAATGATGGAAGCTGTTAAAGAATTTTTTGACATCGTTGGCCTGGAGATGAACTCTGAAAAATCGGCCTCTAATGTCAAATCTTTATCATGCTGTGAGACTTTGGAAGGAATCAATGGATATCGCTATTTGGGCGTATTTGAAGATGGAGgaagtaatgtcctcaagaataaa CCATATGAATTTGATGACATTGATAAACAAATACGTCGACTGCTCATGACACTCAAGTTACATCTCCAGCCTGCAAATAAAGAAAGGCTGTATTTAGACCGCAAAACTTTTGGAAGAGGACTTGCCTCCATCTCGTTCAAGAGCGAATTAATACTCATGCAATTCCTTAAAAGCTTGGAAAAACAGTCGGCTGTGTGTTTGCGAAGGTCGGGGATTCTGCGagttattaaaacaaagaaatggcATTTGGCTACAATCGCAGGATTTCTTACCTCTAAATACGCTATTGCTGACACAGAAAGCATAGATATTAATTCTCTCAAAGacattcagaaaaaatatttgctAAACAAAATAAAGTCCAAGTCACTACACTCTGTTATGTTCAAATGCCTGGATGAATCAAATGTCGATCTTTCTACTTCCTCAGAATGGTTAGCCAAAGGAAATAATGGCCCCCGAAGTGAAGCATTATACTGCCTTCTGCAAGATAGAAATTTGTTTTTTGCAAACACGAGGCCGTTATGCAATCATtgtaaaaaaagtaaacaaactgTTGATCATCTGGCCACTCAGTGTGGTAAAATGCTCAATAGCGATTATCTCCGAAGACATGACGAGGTGGTTAAATGTGTCCATCTTCATATTTGTCGAATGTATGGAATCAAAAAGAACAGGAAATTAAAGACTCATTCAGTTCAGTCGATATTGTCAACTCAAAATGTAGAAATTAGAGTTGACACGTCaattataacagaaaataaagtcAACTTCAATAAACCGGATATCTTTGTTTATGACAAGATTAAAAAGGAAATAACCTTAATCGAGGTGGGCATAACATCTCAGGACCGCTTAAAACAAGTGGAAGTTGAGAAACTTCACAAATATGATTTCCTTGCAAATGAACTATCACTACTCTACGAATGCCAAGTTAAAATTATTCCCGTGGTTCTGACCTGGGATGGTGTTGTCACAAGatgcttcaaaaattatatgGATAAACTATATATTGAAAAATCTACAATGACATACATCCAATCGGTTGTGCTCAAAAGGACGCTAGAGAGCATGATAATTGAACACAAGCATGGAATGAAAATAACTGGCGAGGAATATGCCTCTGCGACCGATCAACTAGTAGAAATGGCATGCCGCCAGGACACTCCATTCAAAGATAAAAGACGCACAACAACTGACGCAGAGATAGAGAATGAAGAGGAACAAGCAGCAGACTCTTCTCCTAAAAGGAGAAGAGAGACTACCAATCAGGATTGA
- the LOC115227290 gene encoding uncharacterized protein LOC115227290: MHRARHKTTWTGFINIYNQIDYIICRSKDKALFTDARSYGGSNIDSDHKMVIARISLNKHLNNTNIKGRQDILRKRILDLNGLSIQQMGDNYRKYLDTYLGSVETNQPFPKLWGQIQESIRGAAEKQLMDREMVTTSPNGTTEISLLAKKQKSIWLQYLNTENKHIKEKLGRERLNIKKKIKKCVFYMSRKEAEIQIKAMEALKDNGRSNSKGIDGYTGHPRKLELEITPAEVQRACADLKNNKSPGPDGLGPELLKYGSEKLNVLIADLFNGMFKTNNHLPLGRGILVPVQKPNKAKGKVENLRPVILMNSIRKVLAIITLERIKPRTELFISAFHSGFREGRSTSDIVWIHRWHCSAIQSSKMRHIFLTLICQELLSRLTVEISSY; this comes from the exons ATGCACCGTGCAAGACACAAAACTACTTGGACGGGGTTTATAAACATTTACAACCAGATAGATTATATAATCTGTCGATCTAAAGACAAAGCTCTTTTCACTGACGCAAGGTCATATGGTGGGTCAAACATTGACAGTGACCACAAAATGGTCATTGCAAGAATATCACTGAATAAACATCTAAACAACACAAATATCAAAGGGAGGCAGGATATCCTTAGGAAGAGAATACTCGACCTAAATGGACTCTCAATACAACAAATGGGAGATAACTATAGGAAATACCTTGATACGTATTTGGGAAGTGTGGAAACAAATCAACCATTCCCCAAACTCTGGGGACAAATCCAGGAATCAATACGAGGAGCAGCGGAGAAACAGCTCATGGACAGGGAAATGGTTACCACATCACCAAATGGAACAACTGAGATATCGCTCCTTGCTAAGAAACAAAAATCTATTTGGTTACAATATTTAAATACGGAGAACAAGCACATCAAAGAAAAACTTGGTCGGGAAAGATTGAATATTAAGAAGAAGATCAAGAAGTGCGTCTTCTATATGTCAAGGAAGGAGGCTGAGATACAGATTAAGGCCATGGAAGCCTTGAAAGACAATGGAAG ATCCAACAGCAAAGGAATTGATGGATATACCGGGCATCCTAGGAAATTGGAGTTGGAAATAACTCCTGCAGAAGTGCAAAGAGCATGTGCTGACCTCAAAAACAATAAAAGCCCAGGACCAGACGGACTAGGACCAGAGCTACTCAAATATGGAAGTGAAAAGCTAAATGTCCTCATTGCAGACCTTTTTAACGgaatgtttaaaacaaacaacCATTTACCACTTGGACGAGGAATACTGGTCCCTGTCCAAAAACCGAACAAAGCTAAGGGAAAAGTGGAGAATCTGAGGCCAGTAATTCTTATGAATAGCATACGGAAAGTTCTTGCAATCATTACGCTAGAAAGAATAAAACCTCGCACCGAACTATTTATATCCGCTTTTCACAGCGGATTTCGGGAAGGAAGATCGACTTCTGACATCGTGTGGATCCATAGATGGCATTGTTCCGCCATTCAAAGTTCAAAAATGCGGCATATATTCTTGACATTGATATGTCAAGAGCTTTTGTCTCGATTAACCGTCGAAATATCTTCTTATTGA